The following coding sequences lie in one Leptospira broomii serovar Hurstbridge str. 5399 genomic window:
- a CDS encoding PilZ domain-containing protein: MAEERRRRKRIISKELFEFQVIALHEKGAVVGNVLDISECGIAILTDLETSQKQEIGSRISGSVSGPFFEEIPFSGIVVRKDELETSNGVKGILAIDFFEMIQLSDRMLALSLTTLS, translated from the coding sequence ATGGCGGAGGAAAGGAGAAGAAGGAAGAGAATCATTTCAAAAGAGTTATTTGAGTTTCAAGTGATAGCTTTGCATGAAAAAGGTGCGGTGGTCGGTAATGTTTTGGATATTTCCGAGTGCGGTATCGCAATTCTTACCGACTTAGAAACTAGCCAGAAACAAGAAATCGGATCAAGAATCTCCGGTTCCGTTTCAGGGCCATTTTTCGAGGAGATCCCTTTTTCGGGGATCGTCGTCAGAAAAGACGAATTGGAAACTTCCAATGGGGTTAAGGGAATTCTCGCAATCGACTTCTTCGAAATGATCCAACTTTCGGACCGTATGCTTGCATTAAGCTTAACGACTTTAAGTTAA
- a CDS encoding 7TM diverse intracellular signaling domain-containing protein: MTDENPIGAAMDRNSQLNRFPINIFDHTSHNGNISGHFNLNTGYYQSILFLNNLKQMRNISYFLRVSILFPIILIFGCNSQPQSQRPEDSDDSCKKYNFQIWIDPSGKTAPDEAFKQTFERLNRQFLDLDFTYATVWLKASGKPENPGQRCYIVLEWPTLTKAEFFALDEFGRSGFRGQAGAILPRSQWAIPWIDYPSFPILGEKEILIRINTWSLMRFPIAIRSETEMREQMDRRVFYTSLYAGFMAAVCLFALFFFFVLRDQIYLFYGGYLFSVSINFSFLYSSAPRILWPEFPFWQTHGLFFTQAIALYFAVAFFREFVDLRMHFPKLDKIAIGLLVFAIASAFGSFISNWNVFFSRIFSVVYLFWIPGLLAITVRLLLNNQKHLLIFAITWGTFYSAAFLYILWVTRVVPPFPFFFYALVWLLPFEAIFFAASIYQRYRSIDSTRKRLELEMKAALDRLAEFSAISSQTSNDSSKKEIGKYRRSKIHNMNVAEILRNIERLFVAEMIYLDEDLSLSSLSQRLGLTPHQLSEICNTHLKTTFPRLLSYYRIQHAMTLLKNSRDWNILQVGYESGFKSKAAFNSDFKRFTGITPKQFRQSQFDDTF; encoded by the coding sequence GTGACGGACGAAAACCCGATCGGCGCCGCCATGGATCGGAATTCGCAATTAAATCGTTTTCCGATCAATATCTTCGATCATACGTCGCATAACGGCAATATTTCTGGACATTTTAATCTTAATACCGGTTACTATCAATCGATACTATTCTTAAACAACCTCAAACAAATGCGGAATATTTCTTATTTTCTAAGAGTTTCTATTCTTTTTCCGATTATTCTGATATTCGGATGTAATTCGCAGCCTCAGTCCCAGAGGCCGGAAGATTCGGATGATTCTTGCAAAAAGTATAATTTTCAAATCTGGATAGATCCGTCCGGTAAGACCGCCCCGGACGAAGCATTCAAACAAACTTTCGAGCGCCTGAATCGACAATTTCTCGATCTGGATTTTACCTACGCGACCGTCTGGCTAAAGGCGTCCGGTAAACCTGAGAACCCGGGCCAACGATGCTATATCGTTTTAGAATGGCCGACTTTGACAAAGGCGGAGTTTTTCGCATTAGACGAATTCGGTCGATCCGGTTTTAGAGGACAAGCAGGAGCGATTTTACCGCGAAGTCAGTGGGCAATTCCTTGGATTGATTATCCGAGTTTTCCGATTTTAGGAGAGAAAGAAATACTGATTCGCATAAATACCTGGTCTTTAATGCGCTTCCCGATCGCGATTCGCTCCGAGACAGAAATGCGGGAGCAAATGGATCGGCGAGTATTCTACACCTCGTTATACGCCGGATTTATGGCGGCAGTTTGTTTGTTCGCTCTCTTTTTCTTCTTCGTCTTACGTGATCAAATTTATCTTTTTTACGGCGGATATCTTTTTTCCGTATCGATCAATTTTAGCTTTTTGTATTCTTCCGCGCCTAGAATACTCTGGCCGGAATTTCCGTTTTGGCAAACCCACGGTCTTTTTTTTACTCAGGCTATTGCACTCTACTTCGCGGTGGCTTTTTTTCGCGAATTCGTGGATCTACGGATGCACTTTCCGAAATTAGATAAAATCGCCATCGGCCTACTTGTTTTTGCAATCGCGTCCGCGTTCGGATCCTTTATTTCGAATTGGAATGTCTTTTTCTCCCGGATTTTTTCCGTCGTCTACCTGTTTTGGATTCCAGGACTTTTAGCCATCACCGTTCGTTTGCTCTTAAACAATCAAAAGCACTTGCTGATTTTTGCAATCACTTGGGGAACTTTTTATTCTGCGGCATTTCTCTATATACTTTGGGTGACGCGTGTTGTTCCTCCTTTCCCTTTCTTTTTCTATGCCTTAGTTTGGCTCCTCCCCTTTGAAGCGATATTTTTCGCTGCGAGTATTTATCAAAGATATAGGAGTATTGATTCGACCCGCAAGAGGCTCGAATTAGAAATGAAGGCGGCATTGGATCGATTAGCGGAATTCTCCGCCATATCGTCGCAAACGAGCAACGATTCCTCAAAAAAGGAAATCGGAAAGTATCGTCGAAGCAAAATTCATAATATGAATGTAGCCGAAATTTTACGTAATATCGAACGTCTATTCGTCGCGGAGATGATCTATCTGGATGAGGACCTATCGCTTAGTTCTCTGTCCCAAAGGCTTGGCTTGACTCCCCACCAGCTTTCGGAAATTTGCAACACACATTTGAAGACTACTTTTCCTCGACTCCTCTCCTATTATAGAATTCAACATGCGATGACGTTGCTAAAAAATTCCCGCGACTGGAACATTTTACAAGTCGGCTATGAATCCGGATTTAAATCGAAGGCTGCCTTTAATTCCGACTTCAAACGGTTTACGGGAATAACCCCGAAGCAATTTAGGCAGTCACAATTTGATGATACGTTCTGA
- a CDS encoding lactonase family protein, whose amino-acid sequence MSLMIHKCRQFCIWRITIQYSLVSLILSFLFGLSCKSPAANPCDRSSKDFLEIALLKSAISDQIPTCTSLSLGQTSSIFYVTNFNSNSITFFTGSTGNYLFGTFLNSTFTTGSNPKSVAVNPTGRIVYVANNSSATVTFFNATNGAYLNGTLANSSFTTGSIPEGVTVNPTANILYVVNNGTTTVTYFNATTGAYLNGTLANSSFTTGPNPVGVAVNPTANILYVASLNSSTVTYFNATTGAYLNGTLANSSFTTGATPYEVAVNPSANILYVVNNSANTVTYFNATTGAYLNGTLANSSFTTGTTPQEVTVNPSASILYVANNSVNTVTYFNATTGAYLNGTLANSSFTAGTNPRGVAFSAAMNAVYVTNQGSNTVTVFNAITGAYFYGTLANSSFTTGSTPIGVAVSQ is encoded by the coding sequence ATGAGTTTGATGATCCATAAATGCCGACAGTTTTGCATTTGGCGGATCACGATTCAATATTCTTTAGTTTCATTGATTCTTTCTTTTTTATTCGGGCTGTCTTGTAAGTCCCCCGCCGCGAATCCATGCGACCGATCAAGCAAGGATTTCCTGGAGATCGCCCTACTAAAATCCGCAATCAGCGATCAAATCCCGACCTGTACTTCTCTTTCCTTAGGTCAAACGAGCTCGATTTTCTACGTAACCAATTTCAATTCGAATTCCATCACCTTCTTTACTGGAAGTACCGGAAACTACCTTTTTGGGACGTTTCTAAATTCGACGTTTACCACCGGGTCAAATCCGAAAAGTGTCGCAGTAAATCCGACAGGGCGGATCGTATACGTGGCAAATAACAGTAGTGCGACGGTGACGTTTTTCAATGCGACCAACGGTGCTTATTTAAACGGGACTCTTGCCAATTCCAGTTTTACGACGGGATCTATTCCGGAGGGAGTAACCGTGAATCCAACTGCGAATATTTTATACGTGGTAAATAACGGGACCACCACGGTGACTTATTTCAATGCAACCACCGGCGCTTATTTAAACGGGACCCTCGCCAATTCCAGTTTTACGACAGGACCTAATCCGGTCGGAGTAGCCGTGAATCCAACTGCAAATATTTTATACGTGGCAAGTCTCAATAGTTCGACGGTGACTTATTTCAACGCAACCACCGGCGCTTATTTAAACGGGACCCTCGCGAATTCCAGTTTTACGACAGGAGCTACTCCTTACGAAGTAGCCGTAAATCCAAGTGCAAATATTTTATACGTGGTAAATAATTCTGCCAATACGGTGACGTATTTCAATGCAACCACCGGTGCTTACTTAAACGGGACTCTCGCCAATTCCAGTTTTACGACAGGAACTACTCCGCAGGAAGTAACCGTGAATCCCAGCGCGAGTATTTTATACGTAGCAAATAATTCTGTCAATACGGTGACGTATTTCAACGCGACCACCGGCGCTTATTTAAACGGGACTCTCGCCAATTCCAGTTTCACTGCCGGTACGAATCCTCGAGGAGTCGCATTTAGTGCTGCGATGAATGCGGTTTATGTGACCAATCAAGGATCGAACACAGTTACCGTTTTTAACGCGATCACCGGCGCTTATTTTTACGGAACATTGGCAAATTCAAGCTTTACTACTGGATCGACTCCGATCGGAGTAGCGGTCAGTCAATAA
- a CDS encoding Vgb family protein, with protein sequence MIHKSRRFIIRRLIIRRLTIQYYLVSLILSILCGPSCKSAASNPCDRYSKDFLEIALLKSVISDQIPACDYISLGQTAPVYFYVANYNSNSITFFNGNTGNYLFGTLTNSTFTTGANPAAIAVNPTGQIVYVANYGAGSATYFNGITGAYLNGTLANSTFATGANTQGIAFKSNTNLIYVTNSGSNTITYLNAATGAYLNGSLASASFTTASYPYYVAANPSANLIYETNNNVSTVTYFDATTGAYLNGTLAASSFTTGGGVSGVAVNPTANILYVANNGATTVTYFNATTGAYLNGTLASSSFTTGNSPVGVAVNPIANILYVTNYFGNTVTYFNASTGAYANGTLANSSFSTGTNPKGVAFSAAVNAVYVTNQGSNTITVFNATTGAYFYGTFANSSFATGSGPYAVAVSQ encoded by the coding sequence ATGATCCATAAAAGCCGACGATTTATTATTAGGCGCCTTATTATTAGGCGCTTAACGATTCAATATTATTTAGTTTCATTGATTCTTTCTATTCTCTGCGGACCTTCTTGCAAGTCCGCCGCCTCGAATCCCTGCGACCGGTATAGCAAGGATTTCCTGGAGATCGCCTTATTAAAATCCGTAATCAGCGATCAAATCCCCGCCTGCGATTATATTTCTTTAGGTCAAACGGCTCCGGTTTATTTCTACGTAGCCAATTACAATTCGAATTCTATAACTTTCTTTAATGGAAACACAGGAAACTATCTTTTTGGGACGCTTACAAATTCAACATTTACGACCGGAGCAAATCCGGCGGCTATCGCAGTAAATCCGACGGGACAGATTGTATATGTGGCGAATTACGGAGCAGGTTCTGCAACCTACTTCAATGGAATCACTGGAGCGTATCTAAATGGAACTCTTGCAAATTCGACCTTTGCTACAGGAGCAAACACGCAGGGAATTGCATTCAAATCGAATACCAATTTGATTTACGTCACAAATAGCGGGTCTAATACGATAACCTATCTGAATGCGGCGACGGGGGCTTATTTGAACGGCAGTCTCGCAAGTGCAAGTTTTACGACAGCGTCCTATCCGTATTACGTTGCGGCAAACCCTTCCGCAAATCTGATTTATGAAACTAATAATAATGTGAGCACCGTGACCTACTTCGATGCCACAACCGGTGCGTATCTAAATGGAACTCTTGCCGCTTCAAGCTTTACGACGGGAGGAGGTGTATCCGGAGTAGCTGTGAATCCAACAGCGAATATTTTATACGTGGCGAATAACGGTGCCACGACGGTTACTTATTTCAACGCAACGACCGGCGCTTATCTAAACGGGACTCTCGCCAGTTCCAGTTTTACGACCGGGAATAGTCCTGTCGGAGTAGCCGTAAATCCGATCGCGAATATTTTGTACGTCACGAATTATTTCGGTAATACGGTGACTTATTTCAATGCAAGCACCGGCGCGTATGCCAACGGGACTCTTGCTAATTCCAGTTTCAGTACCGGTACGAATCCTAAAGGCGTCGCATTTAGTGCCGCAGTGAATGCGGTTTATGTGACCAATCAAGGATCGAACACAATTACCGTTTTTAACGCGACGACAGGCGCTTATTTTTACGGAACGTTCGCAAATTCAAGCTTCGCTACCGGGTCGGGCCCGTACGCAGTAGCGGTCAGTCAATAG
- a CDS encoding adenylate/guanylate cyclase domain-containing protein has protein sequence MESYPVKLWSTISEYPSAVEYFWYQFPYSVPGFLTFIVGVVLFIVAIGRLRYSGNRNLFLSFAISCLAFGTLGLLLGLRAIIPNESLLIALNTDLYPIVLLFTPMSCHLVDEILEKKYKSVRWAAWLNWAAAGLALVGIIMDRAFTGEFIQYSFGKYPISSGFLKPWGIVGVISYFVVVVPAYYDYLKENSLQEKWTLAIGHNLLIILSASNLPSLIGIPLFPGGNFSFIPMLILAYGVFRTDFLNLSALLFQKSVLFYFLNVLIACIFFTISAVVIRLLTPADLAMSSGAPWLFVPILSALAVFGLGILVGGTNPGSPLNQLGAFSLFIFGAQLISNIVINLTSEPVVSYRITQLCYAIFCLAPCIQIRFAFVALKRSPQRWLFIFDLTSILLSFLSFSPWLFVGYYEFPWGRILASGPVLQIFGVIAFLGLVMVGREWRRAGGGKGAGSIGNFAVLFLVISAIMLFLNLPATTGIPIYPLGNLTILPTAILAYGVLKYGGDSREQQALRVGHRISLLSLLMIPIVLFLVFPLLPDNNAPTFARTLYILLFGLPILLLGYQLTFFLTRPISTELDATFESLATEKEIAEETTREVENLNEFARLLNSTLDLDKLFRAAFDFMVRHTNIDTIWLMHVQNEDGILETYARGLAPPSMPEEDIVFFKRLRVPLNRNSGTLYETYIRMTPFYLEEIPTKRTAINVLNGESYKLSKVDFQIAMHGRLQSLLQIPLILNNEVIGILNLTAYDQKLSLTEKEILRIVRICEQITGALYSARLIAETQEAHRAAEKARQETESLNEFTRQINASNELSLVIDEIFSFIQKNFGINSCILSLLAEKRKTLRFQRAWIDPKEWTESQREYFENLEIPLDETGGTLWRTFCKKQPFYLPRTNFKIPHPLDRQIINTLELASLLIVPLVVQNRTIGIIWCTSGHSRMNLSRGDIDRVQAFCDQIAGAIRNTYLFDQKESARKDIEALNEFARRINETGDLDTVLDLVFKHTEENYGIRDGVLWMVDSEKGILYPRRFSPGIEKRISQENLNWGKNLRISLEDECALTITYRRLRTLYVSDVNRWGRYVTQIDREFQNHLGNSAFLQIPLLIQGKAVAIMAFTAFDELWDLTKDEIASIERFCTQIAGAIQNTHLFQETEAARQKTDALLLNILPADVAGELKEKGEVRPILYESATILFTDFKGFTSIAELMSPADLIRELDGCFSQFDEIVHRFNLEKLKTIGDSYMCVGGLPARNQTHAIDACLAALEFQAFMNQMQSIKKELGLPFWEMRLGIHSGPVIAGVIGKKKFAFDVWGDAVNTASRLESAGEPGKINISQSTYELIKDFFKTEYRGTIPVKNKGEVAMYFLLGLRDGLTIDNDGQIPNNEFQRKYLTLKEAT, from the coding sequence ATGGAATCATATCCTGTCAAATTATGGTCGACTATATCGGAATATCCTTCTGCGGTCGAGTATTTCTGGTATCAATTCCCCTACTCTGTTCCGGGCTTCCTGACGTTTATAGTCGGCGTTGTTCTCTTTATAGTTGCGATTGGACGATTACGATATTCCGGAAATCGTAACCTTTTTCTAAGTTTTGCGATCAGCTGTCTTGCTTTTGGAACTTTAGGGTTGCTGCTTGGGCTACGTGCAATAATTCCGAATGAAAGTTTGTTAATTGCTCTCAATACAGATCTTTATCCGATCGTACTTTTATTCACTCCGATGAGCTGTCATCTAGTCGATGAGATTCTAGAAAAAAAATATAAAAGTGTTCGATGGGCGGCCTGGTTAAATTGGGCTGCAGCCGGACTAGCGCTAGTCGGAATCATAATGGACCGGGCGTTTACCGGAGAATTTATCCAGTATTCATTCGGGAAGTATCCGATATCCTCTGGATTTCTTAAGCCTTGGGGTATCGTCGGAGTGATATCCTATTTCGTCGTGGTTGTTCCGGCTTATTATGATTACCTTAAGGAGAATTCGCTCCAAGAAAAGTGGACTCTTGCAATCGGTCATAATCTTTTGATTATTCTATCAGCTTCAAATTTGCCTAGTTTGATCGGAATCCCCTTATTTCCGGGCGGCAACTTTTCGTTTATTCCTATGCTGATACTTGCGTACGGTGTTTTCCGGACCGACTTCTTAAATTTGAGCGCTCTCCTTTTTCAAAAAAGCGTTTTATTCTATTTCCTAAATGTTCTCATCGCATGCATCTTCTTTACGATTTCCGCCGTAGTAATTCGCCTTTTAACGCCGGCGGATCTGGCAATGTCCTCGGGAGCACCCTGGCTTTTTGTTCCGATTCTTTCTGCGCTTGCGGTTTTCGGCCTCGGAATCTTGGTCGGCGGAACAAATCCAGGGTCTCCTTTAAATCAGCTAGGCGCATTCTCACTGTTTATCTTTGGGGCGCAGCTGATTTCGAATATTGTGATCAATCTAACTTCCGAGCCGGTCGTTAGCTATCGTATAACGCAATTGTGTTATGCGATTTTTTGTCTCGCGCCGTGTATACAGATTCGTTTTGCCTTTGTGGCGCTCAAAAGATCTCCGCAACGATGGCTTTTTATCTTCGATCTCACCTCGATTTTGCTCAGTTTTTTGTCGTTTTCTCCCTGGCTTTTTGTAGGCTACTATGAATTTCCGTGGGGACGTATACTCGCATCAGGACCGGTGCTACAGATCTTCGGGGTCATTGCGTTTTTAGGTCTTGTAATGGTCGGACGAGAATGGAGAAGAGCGGGAGGCGGAAAAGGTGCAGGATCGATCGGTAATTTCGCGGTGCTATTCTTAGTGATAAGCGCAATCATGCTCTTCCTAAACCTTCCTGCTACGACCGGAATTCCGATTTATCCGCTCGGTAATCTAACTATTTTACCGACCGCGATACTCGCTTACGGAGTCTTGAAATACGGTGGAGATTCGAGGGAACAGCAAGCGCTACGGGTCGGACATAGAATTTCCCTTTTATCTCTCCTAATGATTCCGATCGTACTCTTTCTCGTATTCCCGTTGCTACCGGACAATAATGCACCGACCTTTGCAAGGACCCTATACATATTGTTGTTCGGATTGCCTATCCTATTACTCGGATATCAACTTACCTTTTTTTTAACTCGGCCGATCTCGACCGAATTGGATGCTACTTTTGAAAGCCTAGCGACCGAAAAAGAGATCGCGGAAGAAACGACGCGAGAAGTCGAGAATCTGAATGAATTTGCAAGATTATTAAATTCCACTCTGGACTTAGATAAGTTGTTTCGAGCGGCTTTTGATTTTATGGTTCGGCATACGAATATCGATACGATCTGGCTGATGCACGTCCAAAACGAGGACGGGATATTGGAAACATACGCTCGTGGTCTCGCGCCTCCGAGTATGCCGGAAGAGGATATCGTTTTTTTTAAACGACTGCGGGTGCCTTTGAATCGGAATAGCGGCACTCTCTACGAGACGTATATTAGGATGACTCCGTTTTACTTGGAGGAAATTCCCACAAAACGAACGGCAATAAATGTCTTAAACGGAGAGTCCTACAAGCTTTCAAAAGTCGATTTTCAGATCGCGATGCACGGGCGTTTGCAATCCCTTCTTCAAATACCGCTGATTCTAAATAACGAAGTAATTGGAATTCTCAACTTAACCGCATACGATCAAAAACTTTCACTCACGGAGAAAGAGATTTTACGTATTGTGAGAATTTGCGAGCAGATAACCGGAGCTTTATATAGTGCGCGTCTAATAGCGGAAACTCAGGAGGCCCATCGCGCCGCCGAGAAAGCGCGCCAGGAAACGGAGAGCCTAAACGAATTTACTCGGCAGATCAATGCGAGTAATGAGCTCAGCTTGGTAATCGACGAGATTTTCTCCTTCATCCAAAAAAACTTCGGAATTAACTCTTGCATCTTGTCGTTACTGGCAGAGAAAAGAAAAACGCTACGTTTTCAAAGGGCTTGGATTGACCCGAAAGAATGGACCGAATCTCAAAGGGAATATTTCGAGAATTTAGAAATTCCTCTCGATGAGACGGGCGGAACACTCTGGCGCACTTTTTGTAAGAAGCAACCGTTCTATTTGCCTCGAACGAACTTCAAAATTCCTCACCCTCTCGACAGACAAATTATTAATACTCTTGAACTAGCATCCTTACTCATTGTTCCGCTCGTAGTGCAGAACCGAACGATCGGAATTATTTGGTGTACATCCGGACATTCTCGAATGAATCTCTCGCGCGGAGATATAGATAGAGTACAGGCTTTCTGTGATCAGATTGCCGGAGCCATTCGGAACACTTATTTATTCGACCAAAAAGAAAGTGCCCGAAAAGATATCGAAGCCCTGAACGAATTTGCGAGAAGGATAAATGAAACGGGGGACCTCGACACGGTCCTGGATCTAGTATTCAAACATACGGAGGAGAACTATGGTATCAGAGACGGGGTGCTCTGGATGGTGGACTCGGAAAAAGGCATATTGTATCCTCGTCGCTTTTCTCCCGGAATCGAGAAACGTATCTCTCAGGAAAATTTAAATTGGGGAAAAAACTTGCGTATCTCCCTCGAGGACGAATGCGCACTAACGATCACCTACCGCAGACTCAGAACTCTATATGTCAGCGACGTAAATCGATGGGGTCGTTACGTCACCCAGATAGACCGGGAATTTCAAAATCATCTTGGAAACAGCGCTTTTTTACAGATCCCGTTGTTAATTCAAGGCAAAGCGGTCGCTATCATGGCGTTTACCGCCTTTGACGAATTATGGGATTTAACAAAAGATGAGATTGCAAGTATAGAACGATTCTGTACGCAGATCGCAGGAGCAATCCAAAACACGCATCTGTTCCAAGAAACGGAAGCGGCTCGGCAAAAAACCGACGCTCTATTGCTCAATATTCTTCCTGCCGACGTCGCCGGAGAATTAAAGGAAAAAGGAGAGGTTCGTCCCATTCTTTATGAATCAGCTACGATTCTATTTACCGACTTTAAAGGTTTTACGAGCATCGCGGAACTGATGTCGCCGGCGGATTTGATTCGAGAATTGGACGGTTGCTTCTCGCAATTCGATGAGATTGTACATCGATTCAATCTCGAAAAACTCAAGACCATCGGCGATTCCTATATGTGCGTGGGCGGGTTGCCGGCTAGGAATCAAACTCACGCGATAGATGCTTGCTTAGCCGCTCTAGAATTCCAAGCGTTTATGAATCAGATGCAATCGATTAAAAAAGAGTTAGGGTTGCCGTTTTGGGAAATGCGCCTTGGAATTCATTCGGGACCGGTGATTGCAGGAGTGATCGGTAAGAAAAAGTTTGCCTTTGATGTTTGGGGAGACGCTGTAAACACGGCTTCGCGGCTCGAATCGGCAGGCGAACCGGGTAAGATCAATATTTCTCAGAGCACTTATGAACTTATTAAAGATTTCTTCAAAACGGAGTATAGAGGAACGATACCCGTTAAGAATAAAGGGGAAGTCGCAATGTATTTTCTGTTAGGATTACGCGATGGACTAACGATCGATAATGACGGGCAGATTCCTAATAACGAATTTCAACGGAAATATCTGACTCTAAAGGAAGCTACTTAG
- a CDS encoding SRPBCC domain-containing protein: protein MKADQKELKIELRGETEAVLTRYFAAPRKLVFDCHTKPELMRRWLIGPEGSRLETCEVDLKIGGKYLFVYVDSNKNKFCVYGTFREVIVPETITNTENYAVDMSAFNPNALEDPNATVESRTFTIEGNGTLMTHVCKFSSAEVRKMVLETGMVDGWAVCCQELDKLLLEIA from the coding sequence ATGAAAGCAGATCAAAAAGAATTGAAGATAGAACTTCGAGGCGAAACGGAAGCCGTGCTCACACGCTACTTCGCCGCACCGCGTAAATTGGTATTCGACTGCCATACCAAGCCCGAGTTAATGCGCCGGTGGCTGATTGGCCCCGAAGGCTCAAGGCTTGAAACTTGCGAGGTCGATCTTAAGATTGGCGGCAAATACCTATTTGTCTACGTAGACTCAAATAAAAACAAATTTTGCGTTTATGGAACATTTCGGGAAGTGATCGTACCTGAGACGATAACAAATACCGAGAATTACGCGGTGGACATGTCGGCCTTCAATCCGAATGCTCTCGAAGATCCGAATGCTACCGTCGAGTCGCGTACCTTCACGATTGAAGGTAATGGAACGCTCATGACACACGTATGTAAATTTTCTTCAGCCGAAGTGCGTAAGATGGTACTCGAAACAGGCATGGTCGACGGTTGGGCAGTATGTTGCCAAGAACTCGATAAACTATTGTTGGAGATCGCTTGA
- a CDS encoding ArsR/SmtB family transcription factor — MQQLDSTFAALADSTRRAILMRLAKGELTVMELAKPFKMSQPAISRHLKVLEQAGLVSTTIRAQARPRRLETAPLKKATDWIEKYRQMWEKRYQALDGLLEELKTMQTIGDQQK, encoded by the coding sequence ATGCAACAGCTCGACTCTACCTTTGCCGCCCTCGCAGACTCCACCCGCCGCGCGATACTGATGCGTCTCGCGAAAGGCGAATTAACGGTTATGGAGCTCGCTAAACCCTTTAAAATGAGCCAGCCGGCCATCTCGCGCCACCTCAAAGTTTTGGAGCAGGCCGGCCTTGTCTCAACTACGATCCGCGCGCAGGCGCGTCCGCGACGACTTGAAACTGCTCCGCTCAAAAAAGCCACAGATTGGATTGAGAAATACCGCCAGATGTGGGAGAAGCGCTATCAAGCACTCGATGGACTACTCGAGGAATTGAAGACCATGCAAACAATAGGAGACCAACAAAAATGA
- a CDS encoding Lp29 family lipoprotein, which produces MIRSRILLVVSLFAMISCTSMNFVGPAPVRKERIGQKSKVALVGFHPYRSILVGEKINGWLTATCNIELANQYGKKFNAAYFKGRRNVVSKHVMVVPKFDQVLGGISWGEPIRNFPASGLDTDAPQERIKEFINFYYNKSEAGAIPDLCEVLDWDPKSNSFQLRKRNVDYYAVGIFDPRFRYYTLLGAILTVPTSMISLFTLGTLPAIQEMKTVSTFRIYDAKLNLIKEVVTDNSFWTMDAWWVFPSPRSRAIEKFTYDAPVWERDVETLENSWNPE; this is translated from the coding sequence ATGATTCGAAGCCGTATCCTTCTCGTCGTTTCCTTATTCGCAATGATTTCCTGTACTTCGATGAATTTCGTAGGTCCTGCTCCGGTTCGTAAGGAACGGATAGGGCAAAAATCTAAAGTCGCACTTGTGGGATTTCATCCTTACCGTTCGATACTAGTCGGAGAAAAGATAAACGGTTGGCTAACCGCGACTTGCAATATAGAACTTGCGAATCAGTACGGTAAAAAGTTTAACGCCGCTTATTTTAAAGGTAGGCGGAACGTTGTTTCAAAGCATGTCATGGTCGTCCCTAAATTCGATCAAGTCTTAGGTGGAATTTCGTGGGGAGAACCTATTCGGAATTTCCCAGCATCCGGTTTAGATACGGACGCGCCTCAAGAGCGGATTAAAGAATTCATAAATTTTTATTATAATAAGTCTGAGGCGGGAGCGATCCCGGATCTTTGCGAAGTTTTGGACTGGGATCCTAAATCGAATTCCTTTCAATTACGAAAAAGGAACGTGGACTACTACGCTGTCGGCATTTTTGACCCTCGATTTAGATATTATACTTTGTTGGGTGCGATACTCACGGTTCCGACGAGTATGATTAGCCTATTCACTCTAGGAACCCTTCCTGCTATTCAAGAAATGAAAACGGTTTCTACTTTTAGGATCTATGATGCAAAATTGAATCTGATAAAAGAGGTAGTTACGGATAATTCTTTTTGGACGATGGACGCTTGGTGGGTTTTCCCCAGTCCCCGGAGTCGGGCAATCGAAAAGTTTACGTATGACGCTCCGGTTTGGGAAAGGGATGTGGAGACTTTGGAGAATTCTTGGAATCCGGAGTAG